From Streptomyces sp. NBC_00690, a single genomic window includes:
- a CDS encoding TerD family protein — MAREFQRGHKAKISDLTPGTDLYVGVQIAGPGLTFDISCFGLDANEQLSDDRYFIFFNQPKSPEESIQQLGAQSGDTEAFRVTLDRIPANIHKLSFTATIDGPGQMSQVGPGYIRIVAGGEEVVRYPFNGSEFTTERAVMLGDFYLKDVWRFAAIGQGFDGGLDALLRNFGGEVAEDQPAAPTPPAAPVFAAPAQPAPAPAFGAPAAHQPPPPPPAPSFGAPQAPAPIPAPAPQPYAAPAPQPYAAPAAAAPLVPPQAFAPGQPPQQPQGQFPGQAGAPVAPSPYGQPAPAPFGQHQGAPQAMPQAGPGLQAALQPYRETATGLRWTPQNPNLMRVELALGGGGVLARQGSMVMYQGKVDFSHKGAGFIGRKLGDATGQEMQLMRCTGRGQVFLAEDAAHLHPIELQGDGICVSAENVLAFDEDLQYEIRRIEGHGIPGGALFTMHFSGTGTVVVKTQGIPVVLPVTPATYADSNAVVAWSSAAQVIITSQVRLRRNAYPGHSGETVNLQFRAAPGNFIVVQPYEV; from the coding sequence ATGGCCAGGGAATTCCAACGCGGCCACAAGGCCAAGATCAGTGATCTCACGCCGGGAACGGATCTGTACGTAGGTGTGCAGATCGCGGGTCCTGGTCTGACGTTCGACATCAGTTGTTTCGGGCTGGACGCCAATGAACAGCTCTCGGACGACCGGTACTTCATCTTCTTCAACCAACCGAAATCGCCGGAGGAGTCCATTCAGCAGCTCGGTGCCCAGTCGGGTGACACCGAGGCGTTCCGCGTCACGCTGGACCGGATTCCTGCGAACATCCACAAGCTCTCCTTCACCGCCACGATCGACGGCCCAGGACAGATGTCCCAGGTCGGTCCCGGCTACATCCGCATCGTCGCCGGTGGGGAAGAGGTCGTCCGCTACCCCTTCAACGGCTCCGAATTCACCACCGAACGCGCGGTGATGCTCGGTGACTTCTATCTGAAGGACGTATGGCGCTTCGCCGCCATCGGCCAGGGCTTCGACGGCGGTCTGGACGCGCTCCTGCGCAACTTCGGCGGCGAGGTCGCCGAGGACCAGCCGGCCGCGCCGACACCTCCGGCCGCGCCCGTGTTCGCCGCACCGGCACAGCCCGCTCCGGCACCGGCGTTCGGCGCACCTGCCGCCCACCAGCCGCCACCGCCTCCACCAGCGCCTTCGTTCGGGGCTCCGCAGGCGCCCGCACCAATACCGGCTCCGGCACCTCAGCCGTACGCGGCACCTGCGCCCCAGCCGTATGCCGCGCCCGCCGCTGCGGCACCCCTGGTGCCGCCCCAGGCGTTTGCCCCCGGGCAGCCGCCCCAGCAGCCGCAGGGGCAGTTCCCCGGGCAGGCCGGTGCCCCCGTGGCGCCCTCGCCCTACGGACAGCCCGCCCCTGCGCCCTTCGGTCAGCACCAAGGCGCGCCCCAGGCGATGCCGCAGGCTGGCCCCGGTCTGCAAGCCGCACTCCAGCCGTACCGGGAGACCGCAACCGGCCTGCGCTGGACTCCGCAGAACCCGAACCTGATGCGGGTCGAACTCGCGCTGGGCGGCGGCGGCGTGCTCGCTCGGCAGGGCAGCATGGTGATGTACCAGGGCAAGGTGGACTTCAGCCATAAGGGCGCCGGATTCATCGGTCGCAAACTGGGCGATGCCACCGGCCAGGAGATGCAGCTGATGCGCTGCACGGGCCGCGGGCAGGTCTTCCTCGCCGAGGACGCCGCCCATCTGCACCCCATCGAGCTCCAGGGCGACGGCATCTGCGTCTCCGCTGAGAACGTCCTCGCCTTCGACGAGGACCTCCAGTACGAGATCCGCCGGATCGAGGGGCACGGCATCCCCGGTGGCGCCTTGTTCACGATGCACTTCAGCGGCACCGGCACCGTCGTGGTCAAGACACAGGGCATTCCGGTCGTCCTGCCGGTCACCCCGGCCACCTATGCCGACTCCAACGCCGTCGTGGCCTGGTCGTCAGCCGCTCAGGTGATCATCACCAGTCAGGTCCGGCTCCGTCGCAACGCCTACCCGGGTCACAGCGGCGAGACGGTCAACCTCCAGTTCCGGGCCGCTCCCGGCAACTTCATCGTCGTCCAGCCCTACGAGGTCTGA
- a CDS encoding AIM24 family protein produces MQSPLFNYADQQSQERYALQNPQLLRVSLTGHDDILARKGSMVAYQGAIDFDGEYQSTSQRNASARTGEGLDLMRCSGQGTIYFANLAQYVHLVDVDHEGLTVDSAYVLALDSALHTEVIAVDSQYGISGSGKYQLNITGRGKVAMMTSGQPLMMQVTPEKYVSVDADAVVAWSTQLRVQMQAQTHASSIVRRRGNTGEGWELSFTGNGFALVQPSEVMPPQNAQIGEGLRGQFGNSGQNQNNSWN; encoded by the coding sequence ATGCAGAGCCCACTTTTCAACTACGCAGACCAGCAGTCCCAGGAGCGCTACGCACTCCAGAATCCCCAACTGCTGCGGGTGTCCCTCACCGGACACGACGACATCCTGGCCCGCAAGGGTTCGATGGTCGCCTACCAGGGCGCCATCGACTTCGACGGCGAGTACCAGTCCACCAGCCAGCGCAACGCCAGTGCCCGTACGGGCGAGGGTCTCGACCTGATGCGCTGCTCCGGGCAGGGCACGATCTACTTCGCGAACCTCGCGCAGTACGTCCACCTCGTGGACGTCGACCACGAGGGACTCACCGTCGACAGCGCCTACGTCCTGGCGCTGGACTCCGCCTTGCACACCGAGGTCATCGCGGTGGACAGCCAGTACGGGATCTCCGGCTCGGGGAAGTACCAGCTCAACATCACCGGCCGGGGCAAGGTCGCCATGATGACCTCGGGTCAGCCGCTGATGATGCAGGTCACGCCCGAGAAGTACGTCAGTGTGGACGCCGATGCGGTGGTCGCCTGGTCGACACAGCTACGGGTCCAGATGCAGGCGCAGACCCATGCGTCGAGCATCGTCCGAAGGCGGGGCAACACCGGTGAGGGCTGGGAGCTGAGCTTCACCGGCAACGGGTTCGCCCTGGTGCAGCCCAGTGAGGTCATGCCCCCGCAGAACGCTCAGATCGGTGAAGGGCTGCGGGGCCAGTTCGGCAACAGCGGCCAGAACCAGAACAACTCCTGGAACTAG
- a CDS encoding YlbL family protein has translation MPRRTATMLASTLLFIALLCAGVLLPVPYSEMSPGPTVNTLGDARGEPVLDIEGRQTYPTTGHLNMTTVRVTGADYRMNIVETVYGWLAHDNVVVPHDTLYPDGKTEEQSTQENAEEFTQSQESAKVAALKQLKIPVEMRVLVASVRKDTPAEGRLHAGDLIRAVDGKPVKEPGDVAKLVTQRKPGDRVVFTIVPAKDAAAAEKARKEPTTTRKVTITTVPAPGQNDRPIVGIEAGTDHTFPFTIDINLADVGGPSAGLMFALGIVDKLTPENLTGGKFVAGTGTIDDDGKVGPIGGIEMKLVGARQAGAQFFLTPSDNCATAVSDVPDGLTLVKVEAMADATRSLEKIKSGETADLPRCSVG, from the coding sequence ATGCCACGCCGCACTGCGACGATGCTCGCGTCGACCCTCCTCTTCATTGCGCTGCTGTGCGCAGGGGTGCTTCTTCCCGTGCCGTACTCGGAGATGTCGCCCGGCCCGACGGTGAACACCCTGGGGGATGCACGCGGCGAGCCCGTGCTGGACATCGAGGGGCGGCAGACCTACCCGACGACCGGTCATCTCAATATGACAACGGTCCGGGTCACGGGTGCGGACTACCGCATGAACATCGTGGAAACGGTCTACGGCTGGCTGGCTCATGACAATGTCGTCGTGCCGCACGACACCCTCTATCCGGACGGCAAGACGGAAGAGCAGTCCACCCAGGAGAACGCCGAGGAGTTCACCCAGTCGCAGGAGAGCGCCAAGGTCGCTGCGCTGAAGCAGTTGAAGATTCCGGTGGAGATGCGTGTCCTCGTGGCGTCCGTCCGCAAGGACACCCCGGCGGAGGGCCGGCTGCACGCCGGCGATCTGATCCGGGCGGTCGACGGAAAGCCCGTCAAGGAGCCCGGCGACGTCGCCAAACTGGTCACCCAGCGCAAGCCCGGTGACCGGGTCGTCTTCACCATCGTGCCCGCGAAGGACGCGGCAGCCGCGGAGAAGGCGCGCAAGGAGCCGACCACCACCCGCAAGGTCACGATCACAACGGTTCCCGCGCCCGGGCAGAACGACCGGCCGATCGTCGGCATCGAGGCGGGCACCGACCACACGTTCCCCTTCACCATCGACATCAATCTCGCCGATGTCGGAGGGCCCAGCGCAGGGTTGATGTTCGCCCTGGGCATCGTCGACAAGCTGACCCCGGAGAATCTGACCGGCGGGAAGTTCGTGGCGGGAACCGGCACGATCGACGACGACGGGAAGGTCGGCCCGATCGGCGGAATCGAAATGAAACTGGTGGGAGCGCGCCAGGCCGGGGCCCAGTTCTTCCTGACCCCGAGCGACAACTGCGCGACCGCGGTATCGGACGTTCCGGACGGGTTGACCCTGGTGAAGGTGGAGGCCATGGCCGATGCGACCAGGTCCCTGGAGAAGATCAAGTCCGGGGAGACCGCGGATCTGCCCCGCTGCTCGGTCGGCTGA
- a CDS encoding molybdenum cofactor biosynthesis protein MoaE gives MATTYDHPGERAAEDPVRLIAVRDTPLSLDEVFAAVSDESAGGTALFVGTVRDHDGGADVAELGYSSHPSAEAEMKRVAEKVAAEFPVRAIAAVHRVGDLRIGDLAVVAAVSCAHRAEAFAACRKLIDDLKRDVPIWKHQTFTNGTEQWVGA, from the coding sequence ATGGCCACTACGTACGACCACCCCGGTGAGCGGGCGGCGGAAGATCCCGTCCGGCTCATCGCGGTCCGTGACACCCCCCTCTCCCTGGATGAGGTCTTCGCCGCCGTCAGCGATGAGTCGGCGGGCGGCACCGCGCTGTTCGTCGGCACCGTGCGCGACCACGACGGCGGCGCGGACGTCGCGGAGCTCGGGTATTCCTCCCACCCCTCGGCGGAGGCCGAGATGAAGCGGGTCGCGGAGAAGGTGGCCGCCGAGTTCCCGGTGCGGGCGATCGCCGCCGTGCACCGGGTGGGCGATCTGCGGATCGGCGACCTCGCGGTGGTCGCCGCAGTCTCGTGCGCCCACCGGGCCGAGGCGTTCGCGGCCTGCCGCAAGCTCATCGACGACCTCAAGCGGGACGTCCCCATCTGGAAGCACCAGACCTTCACCAACGGCACCGAACAATGGGTTGGCGCGTAG
- a CDS encoding SDR family oxidoreductase, producing MSSPDPQVRGARNRSTPTPGEGPSGRGPIVAITGAATGIGDLLARRLAASEEVKEVIAIDERRGEVAEAQWHILDVRDPAIAEKLRGADVVVHLALDLDLETDAAARTAYNVRGTQTVLTAAAAAGVHRVVLCTSAMVYGALPDNDVPLSEDAELRATAEATGVGDLLEIERLARRAPRAHPGLNVTVVRPTVLVGGTDTALTRYFESPRLLVVAGSRPAWQFCHVEDLVSALEYAALEKVEGELAVGCDGWLEQDDVEELSGIRRMELPSAVALGAAARLHRIGLTPSPAGDLAYTMHPWVVSVSRLHDAGWRPQWTNEEVLAALLDEVEGRHTVAGRRLGRKDATAAGAAGATVALLGTAALVRRARKARRRL from the coding sequence GTGAGTTCCCCAGATCCGCAGGTTCGCGGAGCGCGAAACCGCTCAACCCCGACCCCGGGCGAGGGGCCATCGGGCCGAGGTCCCATCGTCGCGATCACCGGTGCCGCCACCGGCATCGGTGATCTTCTCGCCCGACGACTGGCCGCGTCAGAGGAGGTCAAGGAGGTCATCGCCATCGACGAGCGCCGCGGTGAGGTCGCCGAGGCGCAGTGGCACATCCTGGATGTACGAGATCCGGCCATCGCGGAGAAGCTGCGCGGGGCCGATGTCGTCGTGCACCTGGCACTCGACCTCGACCTGGAGACCGATGCGGCGGCACGTACTGCGTATAACGTACGCGGTACGCAGACCGTGCTCACGGCGGCTGCTGCTGCGGGCGTGCATCGGGTCGTCCTGTGCACATCGGCCATGGTGTACGGAGCGCTCCCGGACAATGACGTTCCGCTGTCGGAGGACGCCGAGTTGCGCGCCACCGCCGAGGCGACGGGCGTCGGTGATCTCCTGGAGATCGAACGGCTCGCCCGACGCGCGCCCCGAGCCCATCCCGGGCTCAATGTGACGGTGGTCAGGCCCACGGTGCTAGTCGGCGGCACCGACACCGCTCTCACCCGCTACTTCGAGTCCCCGCGGCTGCTCGTGGTGGCCGGATCGCGTCCCGCGTGGCAGTTCTGCCATGTCGAAGACCTGGTGAGCGCGCTGGAGTACGCGGCGCTTGAGAAGGTCGAGGGCGAGCTCGCCGTGGGATGCGACGGCTGGCTGGAGCAGGACGACGTCGAGGAGCTCAGCGGCATCCGACGGATGGAGTTGCCCTCGGCCGTCGCCCTGGGGGCGGCTGCCAGGCTGCACCGCATCGGACTGACCCCCTCACCCGCCGGTGACCTCGCCTACACGATGCATCCGTGGGTCGTCAGCGTGAGCCGTCTCCACGATGCCGGCTGGCGTCCGCAGTGGACCAACGAGGAGGTTCTCGCCGCCCTCCTCGACGAAGTGGAGGGTCGTCACACCGTCGCGGGGCGCCGTCTCGGCCGCAAGGACGCGACCGCTGCGGGAGCCGCCGGGGCAACGGTCGCCCTGCTGGGTACGGCCGCGCTCGTGCGTCGCGCCCGCAAGGCGCGCCGACGGCTGTAG
- a CDS encoding NUDIX hydrolase codes for MSLHDDAVVVLKGYGDQHELRQAYLDHLSAHPDAMWKSCSAGHLTASALVIDPERQRVLLTLHKKLGMWLQMGGHCEPRDATLARAALREATEESGIDGLTLLRSGEPVRLDRHPIPSPCNWHLDVQFAALAPPGSAVRISEESLDLRWYAYDEVADVADESVIRLLERTRAAL; via the coding sequence GTGAGCCTGCATGACGACGCCGTGGTGGTCCTGAAGGGATACGGGGACCAGCACGAGCTGCGGCAGGCGTATCTGGACCATCTGTCGGCGCATCCGGACGCCATGTGGAAGTCCTGCTCAGCGGGTCATCTGACGGCGAGCGCTCTGGTGATCGATCCGGAGCGACAGCGGGTGCTGCTCACCTTGCACAAGAAGCTGGGCATGTGGCTCCAGATGGGTGGCCACTGCGAGCCCAGGGACGCGACGCTCGCGCGGGCCGCGCTGCGGGAGGCGACCGAGGAGTCGGGCATCGACGGTCTGACGCTGCTGCGGTCGGGGGAGCCGGTCCGTCTCGACCGGCATCCGATCCCTTCGCCGTGCAACTGGCATCTGGATGTGCAGTTCGCCGCACTGGCGCCGCCCGGGTCGGCCGTCCGGATCAGCGAAGAGTCCCTGGACCTGCGTTGGTACGCCTATGACGAGGTGGCTGATGTGGCGGACGAATCGGTCATCCGCCTGTTGGAGCGGACCCGAGCCGCCCTGTAG
- a CDS encoding zinc-dependent metalloprotease: MSDTPFGFGLPPEEPDDGDKGKKGDPAGGGHGAGGPTPANPFGFGFGGGDGGADNPLAAMFGSLNPNDLGAAFQQLGQMLSYEGGPVNWDMAKQIARQTVSQGTSDGTKDESVSPGDRTAVDEALRLADVWLDGATSLPSGATTSVAWSRAEWVEATLPAWQQLVDPVAERVGVAMGDVLPEEMQAMAGPLLGMMRSMGGAMFGQQIGQAVGVLAGEVVGSTDIGLPLGPAGKAALLPLNIAALGKDLGVPKDEVRLYLALREAAHQRLFAHVPWLRSHLFGAVEGYARGIKVDTSKLEDVVGQFDPTHPEQLQEALQQGMFQPEDTPQQKAALARLETALALVEGWVDAVVHEAAATRLTSAGALRETLRRRRASGGPAEQTFATLIGLQLRPRRLRDASRLWASLTDARGMDGRDALWEHPDMLPTATDLDDPDGFVHREQMDFSELDKMLGEAASRGGSGADGTTAESKGTNETTNSPESTDTGGTQGDQSGDDPSDGQGGSGR; encoded by the coding sequence GTGAGTGACACCCCATTCGGATTCGGCCTTCCGCCGGAGGAGCCGGACGACGGCGACAAGGGCAAGAAGGGCGATCCCGCCGGCGGTGGCCACGGCGCCGGTGGCCCTACACCTGCCAATCCTTTCGGATTCGGCTTCGGAGGCGGGGACGGAGGTGCGGACAATCCCCTCGCCGCCATGTTCGGCTCGCTCAACCCCAATGACCTGGGCGCGGCCTTCCAGCAGCTGGGCCAGATGCTGAGCTACGAGGGTGGCCCGGTGAACTGGGACATGGCGAAGCAGATCGCCCGGCAGACGGTCTCCCAGGGCACGTCTGACGGCACCAAGGACGAGAGCGTGAGCCCCGGTGACCGCACCGCGGTCGATGAGGCGCTGCGACTGGCGGACGTCTGGCTGGACGGTGCGACGTCGCTGCCGTCCGGGGCGACGACCTCGGTGGCGTGGAGTCGCGCCGAGTGGGTCGAGGCGACCCTGCCTGCCTGGCAGCAGCTGGTCGACCCGGTTGCCGAGCGGGTCGGTGTGGCCATGGGCGATGTGCTGCCCGAGGAGATGCAGGCCATGGCGGGTCCGCTGCTGGGGATGATGCGCTCCATGGGCGGAGCCATGTTCGGCCAGCAGATCGGTCAGGCCGTGGGCGTACTGGCGGGCGAGGTGGTCGGCTCGACCGACATCGGTCTGCCGCTAGGCCCCGCGGGGAAGGCGGCTCTCCTGCCGCTGAACATCGCGGCGCTCGGCAAGGACCTGGGCGTGCCCAAGGATGAGGTGCGGCTCTATCTGGCCCTGCGCGAGGCGGCCCACCAGCGCCTCTTCGCCCATGTGCCCTGGTTGCGCTCGCACCTGTTCGGCGCGGTCGAGGGGTATGCCCGCGGGATCAAGGTCGATACGTCGAAGCTGGAGGACGTCGTCGGGCAGTTCGACCCGACGCATCCCGAGCAGTTGCAGGAGGCTCTCCAGCAGGGCATGTTCCAGCCGGAGGACACACCGCAGCAGAAGGCGGCGCTGGCCCGTCTGGAAACGGCTCTCGCGCTGGTCGAGGGCTGGGTGGACGCCGTGGTGCACGAGGCGGCGGCGACCCGGCTGACGTCGGCCGGTGCTCTGCGCGAGACATTGCGCAGGCGTCGCGCCTCGGGCGGTCCGGCCGAGCAGACCTTCGCCACGTTGATCGGTCTCCAGTTGCGCCCCCGCCGGCTGCGGGACGCCTCGCGGCTGTGGGCCTCGCTGACCGACGCCCGTGGGATGGACGGGCGCGATGCGCTGTGGGAGCACCCGGACATGCTGCCGACCGCGACCGACCTCGATGACCCCGATGGTTTTGTCCACCGCGAGCAGATGGACTTCTCCGAGTTGGACAAGATGCTCGGAGAGGCGGCCTCCCGCGGCGGTTCCGGCGCCGATGGCACCACCGCCGAGAGCAAGGGCACCAACGAAACCACCAACAGCCCAGAGAGCACCGACACCGGAGGCACGCAGGGCGATCAGTCGGGCGATGACCCTTCGGACGGCCAGGGCGGCTCGGGCCGGTGA
- a CDS encoding AIM24 family protein has protein sequence MNQQLAGFAPTPVTARMENHGRTMLKVAMATGQDIFARTGSMVSYEGFIQYEPNPPAARQAAAQWATGEGAPIMKCSGDGLLYLADYGADVLVINLNNESISINGTNVLAFDAHLQWGVEKVKGLAKLAGQGMWNVEIAGTGWVAVTSRGVPIVVDCGRGDDETYVDPDALVAWSPNLKVKGKRSFKASSLIGRGSGEAFQMAFSGQGIVVVQPNEDSTDRLRIRG, from the coding sequence ATGAACCAGCAACTCGCGGGCTTTGCCCCCACCCCGGTCACCGCCCGGATGGAGAACCACGGCCGGACCATGCTCAAGGTCGCCATGGCCACCGGTCAGGACATCTTCGCCCGTACGGGCTCCATGGTGTCGTACGAGGGTTTCATCCAGTACGAGCCGAATCCGCCGGCAGCCCGCCAGGCCGCCGCGCAGTGGGCCACGGGTGAAGGCGCGCCCATCATGAAGTGCTCCGGCGACGGACTGCTCTACCTCGCCGACTACGGTGCGGACGTCCTCGTCATCAACCTCAACAACGAGTCCATCTCCATCAACGGCACCAACGTCCTCGCCTTCGACGCCCATCTCCAGTGGGGCGTCGAGAAGGTCAAGGGCCTGGCGAAACTCGCAGGCCAGGGCATGTGGAACGTGGAGATCGCGGGTACCGGCTGGGTCGCCGTCACCTCGCGCGGTGTGCCCATCGTCGTCGACTGCGGACGCGGAGACGACGAGACCTACGTCGACCCCGACGCCCTCGTCGCCTGGTCGCCCAACCTCAAGGTGAAGGGCAAGCGGAGTTTCAAGGCTTCCTCCCTCATCGGGCGAGGCAGCGGCGAAGCCTTCCAGATGGCCTTCTCCGGTCAGGGCATCGTCGTCGTACAGCCGAACGAGGACAGCACCGACCGTTTGCGCATTCGGGGCTGA
- a CDS encoding PPA1309 family protein, producing MSNVSSSAPSDPPADPSSSGSASGAAQSTNAPGGADSGSSAGVPSGPIAATPLTRAVLEIDEYASGLGWDQPARLFALVDTTKLRVQEPGLAAQLGLDGDEAAAPLTPVEQEEIPAGKPLDEFLATIAWPDAVAGCALTVERQMLPTSAEAAVPQGLDDASLAQWVAAHPDRQEVRMTVAVLRDGTRESALRLRDKDSSREVLTGSDLVPGLAEALSATFEA from the coding sequence ATGTCCAATGTTTCTTCTTCCGCCCCCTCCGATCCGCCCGCCGACCCGTCGTCGTCCGGGTCCGCATCCGGAGCCGCTCAGAGCACCAACGCACCTGGTGGAGCCGATTCCGGCAGCTCCGCCGGTGTTCCTTCCGGGCCGATCGCGGCCACCCCGTTGACCCGAGCCGTCCTGGAGATCGACGAATACGCATCGGGCCTTGGCTGGGATCAGCCGGCGCGACTGTTCGCGCTCGTCGACACGACCAAGCTGCGCGTCCAGGAACCCGGGCTGGCGGCGCAGCTGGGGCTCGACGGGGACGAGGCCGCCGCACCCCTGACGCCGGTCGAGCAGGAGGAGATCCCGGCGGGCAAGCCGCTGGACGAGTTCCTCGCCACGATCGCATGGCCGGATGCGGTCGCCGGCTGCGCCTTGACGGTGGAGCGTCAGATGCTTCCGACGTCTGCCGAGGCAGCGGTTCCGCAGGGACTCGACGATGCGTCACTGGCGCAGTGGGTGGCCGCCCACCCGGACCGCCAGGAAGTACGGATGACAGTGGCGGTGTTGCGCGACGGGACGCGTGAGTCGGCGCTGCGTCTGCGGGACAAGGACTCTTCGAGAGAGGTCCTGACGGGATCGGATCTGGTGCCCGGACTGGCGGAGGCGCTCTCGGCGACCTTCGAGGCGTAG